GAAATCAAACATCTGGTCGCCAAAAAAGGGGTAAAAATCTACGCCAAACTCGAAGGACAAAACCCGGGCGGCAGTGTCAAAGACCGCGCTGCCTATGGAATGATCAAAGGTGCGCTAGACAAGGGCATTATCACGAGCGACACCCATCTGGTGGAAGCTACTAGCGGTAATACAGGCATTGCACTGGCCATGATCGCCAGGTTATTTGACATTCCCATCACCCTGGTCATGACAGAAAATTCGACAAAAGAACGCGTACAAACAATGAAGGCCTATGGAGCCGAAGTAATACTGACACCGGAAGAAAAAACCATCGAATATTCCCGCGAATACGCAGAGGAACTGGCCAGCCAGGACGGATGGCACATGCTGAACCAGTTTGCCAATGACGACAACTGGCGCATGCATTACAAAACCACCGGCCCTGAAATATGGCGTGATACAGAAGGTAAGATCACCCATTTTGTTTCGGCCATGGGCACTACCGGCACCATCATGGGCGTATCAAGATATCTTAAGGACCAAAATCCCGCCGTCGAAATTGTAGGCGTCCAACCCACGGCAGAAGGCGGGATTCCCGGCATCCGCCGCTGGAGTCCGGAATTTTTACCCGAAATTTTCGACCCCGCCCGGGTGGATCGAACGATAGATGTTTCCAGTGAGGAAGCCTCCCAAACCATGAAAGCACTCGCAAAGGAAGAAGCTATTTTTGCGGGTATGAGCAGCGGTGGGGCGGTGGCGGCTGTCAAAAAACTTGTTGAACAGATCGACTCAGGAGTAGTGGTTTGCATCATTTGCGACCGGGGAGATCGTTATCTCTCTTCAGGAATTTTCGGCTAAATGGCCTGGAAATTCGTTGCAAAGTCCAACGGCCAGAACCCTTCAAAACCAGTAACCAGCAACAAGTAACCAGCAACATGTCATTGCCTAAAATAGCTTGACCAAAAAAGTCAACTAAACATGGCAAACAAAAATAACAAAAAGTTTCAAAAACAACCAAATAGCAATAGGACTTTCAGTGAATCCTTTAAAAGGAGCAAAGTTAAAGACCTGGTTTCAAGACGAATAAAGGTACGAG
This sequence is a window from Lewinellaceae bacterium. Protein-coding genes within it:
- the cysM gene encoding cysteine synthase CysM — its product is MSSILNIIGNTPLVEIKHLVAKKGVKIYAKLEGQNPGGSVKDRAAYGMIKGALDKGIITSDTHLVEATSGNTGIALAMIARLFDIPITLVMTENSTKERVQTMKAYGAEVILTPEEKTIEYSREYAEELASQDGWHMLNQFANDDNWRMHYKTTGPEIWRDTEGKITHFVSAMGTTGTIMGVSRYLKDQNPAVEIVGVQPTAEGGIPGIRRWSPEFLPEIFDPARVDRTIDVSSEEASQTMKALAKEEAIFAGMSSGGAVAAVKKLVEQIDSGVVVCIICDRGDRYLSSGIFG